The region TTGCGAACAGCGACGTCGTCGTCGCGGTGCTCACGGAGGAATCGTCGACCAGCAGGTGGGTCAATCAGGAAGTCGGTTACGCACTCGCAAAGGGGGTTCCCGTGATCCCACTCGCCGACAGCGAACGCCATCTCGGCGGCTTTCTCGAGAACGCCGACAGCGTCGCGATCACTCGAGAGAATCCCTCGCGAACCATTTACGATCTGATCAGCCGACTCCGAAGCGAACTCGCGCCACTCGGTGCGCTGTCCGTGCCCAATTGGTACATTCGATTCCCCTGTACGATTCCGGACTGTGGCCACCCCGTGACCCTCGAGATCGAGCAAGACCAATCCAAGCTCTGGAAGCGATACGAACACGGGAAACTGCTGTCGTCGACGTGTGACGTCTGCGAGTCGACGTACTACTTCGATGCGGCGACGATCGGATATGTTCGCCGAGAAGACGGAATTCTCTAGCTCAGGTGCTCAGGTGTCTTTTTGAAGCCGTTCGTAGGCGTCCGTGACGAGCTGGAACGCCGAGCGACTCCCGCTCTGTCGGTCGGGATGGGCTCGTTTGACCTCTCGGTGGAACGCTGCACGAATTTCCTCGTTGCTCGCACCGGGGTCGACGCTGAGCACGTCTCGAGCCTCCGACTCTCGCATTCCGATCGCTTTGACGATCCCGTTTTCTTCTGCAGCCTCAGTGCACGTCGGGCAGAATCGCTCGCTTCGCCCGTCGATGGTGGTAATCTCGAATCGTTCGGCGGTAACCCACTCGTTGCACTGCGTACAGAGCGCCTCGTCTTCGTCCGTCAACTCGGAGTGTCCTCGAGTACGTGTGTCGTCTGCTGTGCGCGTCGCCTCGTCGGTCTCGGAGGATGCGGAAGTCGTCTTCGAGTCGGCCGCCGGCGCCTGAGCAGCACACTCCGGACAGCACGTGATGACGGTTCCGTCCTCGAGGACGACATCTTCGACTCGAGGCGCGAGAATCGTGTCGGTACAGCCGTCGCAGGTCCGACGCCGTTGGTCGATCGAAGAACACTTTCGAGCGGCTTCGCGGGCGTGTGGCTCACAGCGAGGACAGCACGCGACCCTGTCGCCGTCGGGCATCGTGATTGCCGTCAGCTCCTCGAGTGGGACCGTTCGGCCACACCCATCACAGCCAACCTGACGGTCGTCGACCACTGCCATTGGGCGGCTGTTTATACTGAATCCTTATCAGTTCTTCTGCTGACAGACACATGCGAGCGAGACGGCGATCGTTCATAGGAGGACGTTACCGCCGTCTTGGGACGCGCTGATCCGACCCCGTCGTCGGTGAAGGGTGTCGGTAACAAAGGCGAGTCGTGCTGACTACCGGCCTGTGCGAGGTGTGCCTCGCACGGATGTTGTCCGTTGGGTGGCACTCGGCGACGAACTGTCGTCGGGGCCTCCTCTCCTGTCACCGACGATTCTACTCGAGTACACACAGAATCCGAGACACCAATAGTCGTTCGGCGAGGAGTAAACGGTATGGAGTCCGCAACTCGACTGTCCACGCGCGTTGGGAGCGCCGACCGACGGACGTTCACACTCGTGGCCGGTGACCTCCTCGTACTCACCGCGTTAGTGCTCGTCGGCCAACTCGAGCACGGGATGAACCCGCTCGAGCAACCGTTCGGTGCGCTCGAGGCGCTGGCACCGTTCGTCGTGGGATGGGTCGTCGTCGCCGCGCTGGCTGGTCTCTACACGCGACCGATTTCGACGTCAGTCTGGGAAACGACGCGTCTGGCGACCGTCGCGTGGCTCGCTGCCGCGAACGTCGGATTAGTGCTTCGCCAGTCGGTCTTCGGCGACACTGCGGCGTGGCCGTTCCCACTCGTCATCTCGGCGTTTGGTCTCGTCCTCCTCGTCGGGTGGCGGATTGGGTTCGCGTACGTCTCTCCCTCTACCGACACCTAATTCCGACGCGCTCGGTCATCTTCGTATGTCAGGTTCCAGACGATTATAAATTGTACTGGGAAGACAATTCTCGTCCTGGTATTGTCGTTGGTTCTGATATTACCCTGAATCGACATCAGGATCAAATATTTCGGGGTATAGGCCCGTTACCTCTCTCCTATTGCTGGTATATTGAGTTAAATAATGGTGGGAGCCGATAGAATGATCCTCGCTTGGCCCCAAATAACCTCTGCATAAGTTATGTAGCTCTTATTGCTTGGATACTGGTTAGAAACGAATTCACTATCACGTAGGTATGAGAAACACTTATATGCCTATCTATCATACTATACGTTACATTATGACTGGATATTACGACATTGTTCTCGGCCTCATCCCAGTCGCACTGATCGGTATCACCGCTGCCCTCGCGTTGGTTGGTCTGTCTCTGACGACTGCGGTGCCGATCGGTGCGTTCGTGTCGATGGCGATCATCGGTCACGCAATGTTCGTCAACGCGCCTGCGGACGTTCCGGAGGAACCCCAGTCCACTCACCCGCCGATCAACGCTGACTAACTGTCGCGACTGCTCTTTTCCTCTCTCCCCGCTCTCGCCTCTGCAGGTATTTCGGACTCGAGCGTTCCAACTAGTTCAACTGACCGTTGATCCACCGCCGATTCGAACGCGTGTGAGCTGGCGCTTATCACCGATTCGAAATGTAGTCTCAGGCGCTTATCAGATTCGAACCGCAGTCTCAGCCGCTACCGGCGTCGTTTGTGAGTAAATCCGTTCTAAAAATGCGAGAGACCTTACTCCGCAGGTCTGACCTTGAACCCGTAGCGTGTCACGCCCTCTTGGGTGTAGACGCGTCGAATCGTCGTCTCGATCCGATCGCCGACGGCGAACGCATCGGGTGCTGCGTCAGTTCCCATCGCCGCGATACTGGCCGTTTCGTCGCCATCTCCCGACTCGAGGGCGACGATTGCCGCCGCGTAGTCACCGGAACGACCCTGCTGCTCGGCGAACTCGGGTGGCGCACCGCCCTGTGAAATCGTCGTCACCGCCTCGATTTCGCCCTCGCCAGAGAGGGTGACCGGTTCGTACTCCTCGAGTGCGTTACAATCCGCACACGCTCCCTCCGGCGGGAACGCGAGCGAGCCACACTCGGGACAGCGGCCGGCCTCGAGGGTGTAACGCTGGGGAATCGATCGATGCCACGAAGGGACGCTCACGTATGCACCCCCGCCCGAGGGCGGACCGGTCGTGACGACACCACGTTGGCGCAGGTACTCCGCGTAGGACAGTGATTCGTCGCTCTCGAGTGTCGTCTCCGCGGGAACGTCTCCGTCCACGTCGACGACGAAGGCGTCCGCGCCCGCGCCGCTACCGTGAGAGACGCCGAGAACGCGCTCGTAGCCGTCTTCGAGCGCGCTGGCCAGCGAGACGGGAACGCTCGCCGCGCCGAGGTCGCCGAGTTCGTGAACTGTCGCCGCTGCTTGGATCTCGTCCGTTCCGACGCCCGCTGCCCCCGCTGCGCGGTAGGGGAGTTTGCCGTCTGGTGCCTGAATCGCCACGGCCGTCGGATCGGGATCGACCTCGAGTCCGGAGACGGCTCCGCCGATCGTTTCGGTGAACGCCGATCGGTCGTACTGCGTGACGCCGAGTCCCTGTGTTGCGTCCTCGCCAGTCGCTCGGAATCGCGTCCCGGGGTACGGCGTCGCGTACTCGGCACGGTCGACGATCTCGGCGGGCCCGTCTCGCTCGAGGACGAACGCGGCTGCACCGGCACCGGCAGCGTGATCGATCCCATCGTCCGGGTCGCCCTGCGGTGCGTCGGCCGCGACGACCAGCCCGGTCGATGCATCGGCCTCGAGGGCGTCCATTCCGGCCCAGAGGGCGCGGGTTCCGGCCCGCGTGCTGCCCGTAAAGACGTGTCGTGTGGCGGAATCGGAAACCTCGAGCATGGCGCCGAGGCGGGCGGTGAGGTCCTCCTCTGCGAGTGGCGGCGTCGAGGACGCAAATGCGAGCCAGTCGACCGTCTCGGGGTCGACGTCGGCGGCCTCGAGCGCGCGGCCGGCGGCCTCGTAGGCCATCGTCAGCGCGTCTTCGTCGGCAGCGGCGACGGCCTTTTCCGTGACGCCGGCGGCCTGGAACTGGCCCCAGGCGTCCTGAAACGCCTCCGCGTCGATCCGGAACCGAGGCGCGTACGCACCGACCCCGGTGATCGCAGCCGTCATCACGCGCTCACCTCCGTTTCCTGCTCGCGCTCAAAGATGTGAACAACCGACGCGCCACCACTGCCGCCGACGTTGTGCGTGAGTCCGCGGGTCGGGTTCTCGACCTGGCGCTCACCCGCAGCGCCGGTGAGCTGTTTGAACGCTTCGACGACCTGACCGGCACCCGTCGCGCCGATGGGGTGGCCCTTCGACTTGAGCCCGCCCGAGGTGTTGACCGGAATCTCGCCGCCGAGTTCGGTCGCACCGGATTCGATTAGCTGTCCGGATTCACCTTTCTCACAGAAGCCGAGGTCCTCGTAGGCCAGCAACTCAGCGATGGCGAAACAGTCGTGGACCTCGGCGAAGTCGAGTTCCTCCGGCTCGATGTCGGCCATCTCGTAGGCCGTCTCCGCTGCGTGTTGGGTCGCAGGCACGCCGGTGTAGGAGTCTCGTTGGAAGAGACCGACGTTGTCGCTGCCCGCGCCGACGCCGGCGACGCGAATCGGCTCGTCCGTGTACTCGTCGACGACGTCCTCGCTGACGATCAGGGCACAGGCCGCCCCGTCGGAGGTCGGACAGCAGTGATAGAGGTTCAGCGGATCCGCGACGACCGGCGCCGACTGTGCGTCCTCGAGCGAACACTCGAAGCCCAGTTGTGCGTGGGGGTTCTTCGCGCCGTTCGAGTGGTTCTTGACGGCGACGCGAGAGAGATGTTCGCGCGTGGTGTCGTACTCGTCCATGTGTGCGCTGGCCATCTGGGCGTAGACGCCGGAGAAGGTGGTGCCCGAGAGTCGCTCCCACTCCGTCTCCCCGGAGACGCCGAGCCAGTACTTCGTCGCGTCGGAACTCATGTCGGACATAATTTCGAACCCGCCAGCGAGGGCGACATCGGCCATGCCCGATTTGACCGCTTGAACGGCCTGACGCGTCGCGAACCCACTCGCTGCACAGGCGTTTTCGACTCGCGTACACGGCACGCCGTCGAGTCCGACGTGCTCGGTAACTGCTGGCCCGGAGAGACCGAGTTGTCGTCCACCGACGCCGAGGTTTCCAACGAACGCTTCGTCGATATCTCCCGGCTCGAGGCCGCGTGGTACGCTTTCCGTCGCTGCTTCGAACGCCGTTCGGAACAGCGACCGGTAACTTTCCTCGGGGAAGGCCCCGTAGTCAGACTGCCCCGCACCGACGAGGTATGCGTCTCGCATATCCAAGGGTGTGCTCCCCGGTGTGAAATAAGTGCACACTTGTGTCGAATCGTGTCCGACGACGGTATCGACGATAAAATCAGTCCGTCACTCGAGACGTTCACAGGGTCGACACGCTGTATTGGGATGCTACGCCGAATCAATCCGAGATTGCACACGGGTTCGTTCACGTTTCGTCAGGGCATTCAAGCGTCTTGCTCGCGTACAGCGGTTGTATGTCCCGCGCGGCGGAACTCGTCTCTATCCTCGAGTCGGTCGACTCGGTGGCGATCGTCTGTCACGACAACCCAGATCCTGACTGTCTCGCCAGTGCACTAGCACTCGAACGAATCGCAACCGATCACGGGGTGGTGGAGGTGACGATTACCTACGGCGGCGACATCTCTCACCAGCAAAACCGTGCGTTCGTCAATATGATCGACATCTCGCTCGAGTCGATCGACCACCTCGAGATCGACGACTACGACTGTATCGCGTTCGTCGACCACTCCCAGCCCGGATCCAACACGGAACTGCCGGCACAGATTACGCCCGACATCGTCGTCGATCACCACCCCGGCGAGCCGGTCGAGGCCCCCTTCGAAGACATTCGTGCGGAAGTCGGCGCGACGGCGACGATTTTCGTCGAGTACCTCTCCGAACTCGAGACGGAACTGACGACGCGACTGGCGTCGGCGCTCCTCTTTGCCCTTCATCGCGAACGACTGGATTTCGTCCGCACACCGACGATACGTGAGTACGAGGCTGCATTGACAGTCTATCCGGATGCCGACCTCGAGACGCTCGAGCAACTCTACGGGAGCGCGTTCTCGCCGGGAACGATCGACGCGATCGGTCACGCCATCGCGACTCGAGAACGGCGTGGCTCCTCACTCGCGGCGAGCGTCGGCAGAACGACCGAAACGGACGCGCTCCCGCAGGCGGCTGATTACTTGCTGAACCTCGAGGGCGTCGATACCGTCCTCGTCTACGGAATCATCGAAGACGCGATTCGACTCAGCGCGCGTTCGATCGATCCGCGAGTACACATCGGTGAGACCCTCGATAGCGCCTTCGGCGACCTCGGACCTGTCGGCG is a window of Natronorubrum sediminis DNA encoding:
- a CDS encoding thiolase domain-containing protein, which codes for MRDAYLVGAGQSDYGAFPEESYRSLFRTAFEAATESVPRGLEPGDIDEAFVGNLGVGGRQLGLSGPAVTEHVGLDGVPCTRVENACAASGFATRQAVQAVKSGMADVALAGGFEIMSDMSSDATKYWLGVSGETEWERLSGTTFSGVYAQMASAHMDEYDTTREHLSRVAVKNHSNGAKNPHAQLGFECSLEDAQSAPVVADPLNLYHCCPTSDGAACALIVSEDVVDEYTDEPIRVAGVGAGSDNVGLFQRDSYTGVPATQHAAETAYEMADIEPEELDFAEVHDCFAIAELLAYEDLGFCEKGESGQLIESGATELGGEIPVNTSGGLKSKGHPIGATGAGQVVEAFKQLTGAAGERQVENPTRGLTHNVGGSGGASVVHIFEREQETEVSA
- a CDS encoding DHH family phosphoesterase → MSRAAELVSILESVDSVAIVCHDNPDPDCLASALALERIATDHGVVEVTITYGGDISHQQNRAFVNMIDISLESIDHLEIDDYDCIAFVDHSQPGSNTELPAQITPDIVVDHHPGEPVEAPFEDIRAEVGATATIFVEYLSELETELTTRLASALLFALHRERLDFVRTPTIREYEAALTVYPDADLETLEQLYGSAFSPGTIDAIGHAIATRERRGSSLAASVGRTTETDALPQAADYLLNLEGVDTVLVYGIIEDAIRLSARSIDPRVHIGETLDSAFGDLGPVGGHHDMAGGRIGLGLFADDSNDTDALLAFAGGRLTRRFFDALNLDDDR
- a CDS encoding DUF3054 domain-containing protein — translated: MESATRLSTRVGSADRRTFTLVAGDLLVLTALVLVGQLEHGMNPLEQPFGALEALAPFVVGWVVVAALAGLYTRPISTSVWETTRLATVAWLAAANVGLVLRQSVFGDTAAWPFPLVISAFGLVLLVGWRIGFAYVSPSTDT
- a CDS encoding zinc ribbon domain-containing protein; the protein is MTAAITGVGAYAPRFRIDAEAFQDAWGQFQAAGVTEKAVAAADEDALTMAYEAAGRALEAADVDPETVDWLAFASSTPPLAEEDLTARLGAMLEVSDSATRHVFTGSTRAGTRALWAGMDALEADASTGLVVAADAPQGDPDDGIDHAAGAGAAAFVLERDGPAEIVDRAEYATPYPGTRFRATGEDATQGLGVTQYDRSAFTETIGGAVSGLEVDPDPTAVAIQAPDGKLPYRAAGAAGVGTDEIQAAATVHELGDLGAASVPVSLASALEDGYERVLGVSHGSGAGADAFVVDVDGDVPAETTLESDESLSYAEYLRQRGVVTTGPPSGGGAYVSVPSWHRSIPQRYTLEAGRCPECGSLAFPPEGACADCNALEEYEPVTLSGEGEIEAVTTISQGGAPPEFAEQQGRSGDYAAAIVALESGDGDETASIAAMGTDAAPDAFAVGDRIETTIRRVYTQEGVTRYGFKVRPAE
- a CDS encoding toll/interleukin-1 receptor domain-containing protein, giving the protein MAGEQIYVSHAPADLELVQELFSTVKNFPFGTHIALEEVESGRSRQRLEGRLANSDVVVAVLTEESSTSRWVNQEVGYALAKGVPVIPLADSERHLGGFLENADSVAITRENPSRTIYDLISRLRSELAPLGALSVPNWYIRFPCTIPDCGHPVTLEIEQDQSKLWKRYEHGKLLSSTCDVCESTYYFDAATIGYVRREDGIL
- a CDS encoding J domain-containing protein, producing MAVVDDRQVGCDGCGRTVPLEELTAITMPDGDRVACCPRCEPHAREAARKCSSIDQRRRTCDGCTDTILAPRVEDVVLEDGTVITCCPECAAQAPAADSKTTSASSETDEATRTADDTRTRGHSELTDEDEALCTQCNEWVTAERFEITTIDGRSERFCPTCTEAAEENGIVKAIGMRESEARDVLSVDPGASNEEIRAAFHREVKRAHPDRQSGSRSAFQLVTDAYERLQKDT